A window from Desulfovibrio sp. encodes these proteins:
- a CDS encoding tRNA 2-thiocytidine biosynthesis TtcA family protein — MSREKRSFAQEVCVKSAGKAMQMTNMLWPGCRVGVAASGGVDSFVLMKTLKIRQGIVPFHFEIMALHLNPGFDSQSHAALLPWLAEHGIPSHVEVTTHGPDAHSEKNLRRSACFRCAWLRRKRLFELCAQYKLTHLALGHNAEDLVETFFMNICRNGRVDGMSMNEPFFNGQLRLIRPLMLVEKKYIRQAARQWGLPIWANACPSAGRTARSDMAQTLEHLYAVTKDGRRCVLNGLTRWQLEKSSSAAQQDAPDEA; from the coding sequence ATGAGCAGAGAAAAAAGGTCTTTCGCGCAGGAAGTGTGCGTAAAAAGCGCGGGCAAGGCCATGCAGATGACAAATATGCTCTGGCCTGGCTGCCGGGTAGGCGTGGCTGCCTCCGGCGGAGTGGACAGTTTTGTGTTGATGAAGACCCTTAAAATTCGTCAGGGAATCGTACCTTTTCACTTTGAAATCATGGCCCTGCACCTTAACCCCGGTTTTGACAGCCAGAGTCACGCGGCTCTTTTGCCCTGGCTGGCCGAGCATGGCATTCCCTCCCATGTGGAAGTGACAACCCACGGGCCTGACGCCCACTCAGAGAAGAATCTGCGCCGCTCGGCCTGTTTTCGCTGCGCATGGCTGCGCCGCAAGAGGCTTTTTGAGCTTTGTGCGCAGTACAAGCTGACCCACCTGGCGCTGGGCCACAATGCCGAAGACCTGGTGGAGACGTTTTTTATGAATATCTGCCGAAACGGGCGTGTGGACGGCATGAGCATGAACGAGCCTTTTTTCAACGGCCAGTTGCGGCTCATCCGCCCGCTCATGCTTGTGGAGAAAAAATATATCCGGCAGGCGGCGCGCCAGTGGGGCCTGCCCATATGGGCCAATGCCTGCCCTTCGGCGGGCAGAACCGCCAGAAGCGATATGGCCCAGACGCTGGAGCACCTCTACGCCGTCACCAAGGATGGCCGCCGCTGCGTGCTCAACGGCCTGACGCGCTGGCAGCTGGAAAAAAGCAGCAGTGCGGCGCAACAAGACGCCCCGGACGAGGCGTAG
- the gatA gene encoding Asp-tRNA(Asn)/Glu-tRNA(Gln) amidotransferase subunit GatA, whose product MTDICSLSLTAVAQALQKKELSAQQVAAACLDRVAATEPALAALLHVDAENALATAAALDKAGPDASRPLWGVPVTVKDALSTKGMPTTSGSRILEGYTPFYDAFVVQKLREAGAVILGKANMDEFAMGSSTENSAYQTTRNPWNVNKVPGGSSGGSAASVTAGQCFASLGTDTGGSIRQPAAFCGCVGLKPTYGRVSRYGVIAYGSSLDQVGPLTRSVTDCARMLTAIAGPDARDNTCDPRPAEDYTATLASRPLKGARLGVPREFYGKGLSAEVRTACEAAMQTARDNGAELVEVGLPHTDAAIATYYIIAMAEASSNLARFDGVRFGHRAADIKNLEELYVRSRTEGFGQEVKRRIMLGAYVLSSGYYDAYYRKAAQVRRLIRDELLAALDQCDALLAPVSPVTASDLGSNTADPLEIYLMDAYTLSLNLAGLPGLSLPVGLGAESQMPVGMQLIGKPFAEAQLLALGHSMEQALPTIGSPKL is encoded by the coding sequence ATGACCGACATATGCTCCCTCTCCCTCACGGCTGTGGCCCAGGCGCTGCAAAAAAAAGAACTGAGCGCCCAACAAGTGGCCGCCGCCTGCCTTGACCGCGTGGCCGCCACCGAGCCCGCGCTGGCCGCCCTTCTGCATGTGGACGCCGAAAACGCCCTGGCAACGGCCGCCGCTCTGGACAAGGCTGGCCCCGACGCCTCGCGTCCCCTGTGGGGCGTGCCTGTCACGGTAAAGGACGCCCTTTCCACCAAGGGCATGCCCACCACATCCGGCTCGCGCATACTTGAAGGATATACCCCTTTTTACGACGCCTTTGTGGTGCAAAAACTGCGTGAAGCCGGAGCCGTCATTCTGGGCAAGGCCAACATGGACGAGTTCGCCATGGGTTCCAGCACGGAAAACTCGGCCTACCAGACCACCCGCAACCCCTGGAACGTCAACAAGGTTCCCGGCGGCTCCAGCGGCGGCTCCGCAGCCTCGGTGACTGCCGGTCAGTGCTTTGCCTCGCTGGGAACGGACACGGGCGGCTCCATACGCCAGCCCGCCGCATTCTGCGGCTGCGTGGGCCTCAAGCCCACCTATGGCCGCGTTTCACGCTACGGCGTCATCGCCTACGGCTCGTCCCTGGATCAGGTTGGCCCGCTGACCCGCAGCGTTACCGACTGCGCGCGCATGCTTACCGCCATTGCCGGGCCCGACGCCCGCGACAACACCTGCGATCCGCGCCCGGCTGAAGACTACACGGCCACGCTCGCCAGCCGCCCCCTCAAGGGCGCGCGCCTGGGCGTCCCCCGCGAGTTCTACGGCAAAGGACTGTCTGCCGAAGTCCGCACGGCCTGCGAAGCCGCCATGCAGACTGCCAGGGACAACGGCGCTGAGCTTGTGGAAGTGGGCCTGCCCCATACGGATGCGGCCATTGCCACCTACTATATCATCGCCATGGCCGAAGCCAGCTCCAACCTGGCCCGCTTTGACGGCGTGCGCTTCGGCCACCGCGCCGCCGACATCAAAAACCTTGAAGAACTCTACGTGCGCAGCCGCACCGAAGGCTTCGGACAGGAAGTCAAACGCCGCATCATGCTGGGAGCCTACGTGCTTTCCTCCGGCTATTACGACGCCTACTACCGCAAGGCCGCCCAGGTGCGCCGCCTCATCCGCGACGAGCTGCTGGCAGCCCTTGACCAGTGCGACGCGCTGCTGGCCCCCGTGTCGCCCGTCACCGCCAGCGACCTTGGCAGCAATACGGCGGATCCGCTGGAGATCTACCTCATGGACGCCTACACCCTGTCCCTGAACCTGGCGGGCCTGCCCGGCCTTTCGCTGCCCGTGGGTCTTGGCGCTGAAAGCCAGATGCCCGTGGGCATGCAACTCATCGGCAAACCCTTCGCCGAAGCGCAGCTGCTGGCCCTTGGCCACAGCATGGAACAGGCCCTGCCGACCATCGGCAGCCCCAAGCTGTAG
- the gatC gene encoding Asp-tRNA(Asn)/Glu-tRNA(Gln) amidotransferase subunit GatC has translation MAENKGIGSKEVAHMAQLSRLSLSGQEQELFARQLGDILGYMDVLAKVDTSAVEPLYSPAQHTSAAREDVAAHVRTRQEVLANAPEADGEYFMVPRIV, from the coding sequence ATGGCAGAGAATAAAGGCATCGGTTCAAAAGAAGTGGCCCACATGGCCCAACTTTCACGGCTCAGTCTGAGCGGGCAGGAGCAGGAGCTTTTCGCCCGGCAACTGGGAGACATCCTCGGGTATATGGATGTGCTCGCCAAGGTGGACACCAGCGCCGTTGAACCCCTGTACAGCCCGGCGCAGCATACGTCCGCCGCGCGTGAAGACGTGGCCGCCCATGTGCGCACCCGTCAGGAAGTGCTGGCCAATGCCCCCGAGGCTGACGGCGAGTACTTCATGGTGCCGCGCATCGTTTAG
- the dnaJ gene encoding molecular chaperone DnaJ, which translates to MMELDYYEVLGVSRSAGDDEIKKAYRKLALKYHPDHNPDDPEAEQNFKRAAEAYDILRDPDKRARYDRFGHAGVNGGGGFGSNEDIFAHFSDIFGDLFGFSAASRGPRPMAGSDLRYNLTISFSQAATGDEITLSLPKHVTCSECKGSGAAPGSKVETCRQCNGTGQVRRSQGFFQIAMPCNTCQGTGRVITKPCAKCKGEGIVTDTRELVVRVPAGVDTGTRLRVRGEGEPGVHGGPPGDLYVVLTVEQDKRWRRQGQDLVFTQEVSFVQAALGHRVEIPGLEKPIPLDVPKGVQSGAVLRVPGEGMPYPGRRQRGDMLVEVRVLTPTRLSDRQVELLREFEAAGEQTPLQKVKKAAKKISKAMGLD; encoded by the coding sequence ATGATGGAGCTTGATTACTACGAGGTGCTGGGCGTTAGCCGCAGCGCTGGCGACGACGAGATCAAAAAGGCATACCGCAAGCTTGCCCTCAAGTATCACCCGGACCACAATCCCGATGATCCCGAGGCCGAACAAAATTTCAAGCGCGCGGCCGAAGCCTATGACATTCTGCGCGACCCCGACAAGCGCGCCCGCTATGACCGCTTTGGACATGCTGGCGTAAACGGGGGCGGAGGTTTTGGCAGCAACGAAGATATTTTCGCCCATTTCAGCGATATTTTCGGTGATCTCTTCGGGTTTTCTGCTGCCAGCCGGGGGCCGCGCCCCATGGCCGGTTCAGATTTGCGCTACAACCTGACCATTTCTTTTTCCCAGGCCGCCACTGGTGATGAAATCACCCTTTCCCTGCCAAAGCACGTTACCTGCAGCGAGTGCAAGGGCAGCGGCGCGGCTCCGGGCAGCAAGGTCGAGACCTGCCGTCAGTGTAACGGCACGGGCCAGGTGCGCCGGTCACAGGGATTTTTCCAGATCGCCATGCCCTGCAACACCTGTCAGGGCACGGGTCGCGTCATTACCAAACCCTGTGCCAAGTGCAAGGGTGAAGGCATTGTGACCGATACCCGGGAGCTTGTGGTGCGCGTGCCCGCCGGCGTGGACACGGGAACCCGGCTGCGCGTGCGCGGCGAGGGCGAGCCCGGCGTACACGGCGGCCCTCCCGGCGACCTTTACGTGGTGCTGACTGTCGAGCAGGACAAGCGCTGGCGGCGTCAGGGCCAGGATCTTGTCTTTACTCAGGAAGTAAGTTTTGTGCAGGCGGCCCTCGGGCACAGGGTGGAAATTCCCGGCCTGGAAAAACCCATTCCCCTGGATGTTCCCAAGGGCGTGCAGAGCGGCGCTGTGCTTCGCGTGCCCGGCGAGGGCATGCCCTACCCTGGCCGCAGACAGCGCGGCGACATGCTGGTGGAAGTCAGGGTGCTTACCCCCACGCGCCTCTCGGACCGGCAGGTGGAACTGCTGCGCGAATTTGAGGCAGCCGGGGAGCAGACGCCGCTGCAAAAAGTTAAAAAAGCCGCCAAAAAAATCAGCAAGGCCATGGGCCTCGATTAG
- a CDS encoding multidrug efflux SMR transporter: MAWIFLFFAGLLEVVWAYTMKLSLGFTKPLPTVLTFVAMAASFALLSVAMKSLPLGTAYTIWTGIGAVGAFLLGILVLGEPANAMRVGAAALIVTGLVMMKISS, translated from the coding sequence ATGGCCTGGATTTTTCTTTTTTTCGCCGGACTGCTTGAGGTTGTCTGGGCATATACAATGAAGCTGTCGCTTGGTTTCACCAAGCCTCTGCCCACGGTACTCACCTTTGTGGCCATGGCCGCCAGCTTTGCGCTGTTATCCGTAGCCATGAAGAGCCTGCCCCTGGGCACGGCCTATACCATCTGGACGGGCATCGGCGCGGTAGGGGCTTTTTTGCTTGGCATACTGGTGCTGGGCGAGCCTGCCAATGCCATGCGCGTGGGCGCGGCCGCGCTTATAGTGACCGGGCTTGTGATGATGAAAATTTCTTCGTGA
- the rpoZ gene encoding DNA-directed RNA polymerase subunit omega, producing the protein MARITVEDCQERVDNRFLLVQMAIKRVHQYREGYEPLVESRNKEVVTALREIAAGKVLPDDDSLYNPLAEEQAAPASGE; encoded by the coding sequence ATGGCCCGTATTACAGTTGAAGATTGCCAGGAGCGCGTAGACAACCGCTTTCTGCTTGTGCAAATGGCCATCAAGCGCGTGCATCAGTACCGTGAGGGATATGAACCCCTGGTGGAATCACGCAACAAGGAAGTGGTCACCGCCCTTCGCGAAATCGCCGCGGGCAAAGTGCTGCCCGACGATGACAGCCTTTACAATCCCCTTGCCGAAGAACAGGCCGCGCCTGCCTCCGGTGAGTAA
- a CDS encoding M23 family metallopeptidase yields the protein MLFGKYHIVIFKEGRSGSRNLRMRGWFGFFACVLVVALAACNVWLVRAWLEARHLNDDLENSQRVISEQRRQLVNLAERISQVGRDLQRIQSFDSKLRIMMNMDKDPADAGGGLDIAGDFSRSYLPLHRQELAARKMQDFLERLSESSRLEEVRQQDLLLALRENRDALSAMPTIWPVVGFVSSSFGWRSSPFGGRGQFHKGLDITNRIGTPVVAPAQGLVTQSGHDGAYGLSLEINHGGGVITKYGHMQRCSVPVGVWVKRGQVIGTVGMSGRTTGPHLHYEVRLNGVPVNPMRYILD from the coding sequence ATGCTTTTTGGCAAATATCACATTGTCATATTCAAGGAAGGTCGCAGCGGCAGCCGCAATCTGCGGATGCGCGGCTGGTTCGGCTTTTTTGCTTGCGTTCTTGTGGTGGCTCTGGCGGCTTGCAATGTCTGGCTGGTGCGCGCCTGGCTTGAGGCGCGCCATCTCAACGACGACCTTGAAAACTCCCAGCGCGTCATCAGCGAGCAGCGCCGCCAGCTTGTCAATCTGGCCGAGCGCATTTCGCAGGTGGGACGCGACCTGCAAAGGATTCAGAGTTTCGACTCCAAACTGCGCATCATGATGAATATGGATAAAGACCCCGCCGATGCTGGCGGCGGCCTTGATATCGCGGGCGATTTTTCGCGGTCTTATCTGCCCCTGCACCGACAGGAGCTGGCCGCCCGCAAGATGCAGGATTTTCTTGAACGGCTTTCGGAATCCTCCCGCCTTGAAGAAGTGCGCCAGCAGGATCTGTTGCTGGCCCTGCGCGAAAACAGGGACGCGCTTTCTGCCATGCCCACAATCTGGCCTGTGGTGGGCTTTGTGTCTTCCAGCTTCGGCTGGCGCTCCTCACCCTTCGGCGGTCGTGGGCAGTTCCACAAGGGGCTGGACATCACCAACCGCATCGGCACCCCCGTGGTGGCTCCGGCACAGGGGCTGGTTACGCAGTCCGGGCATGACGGCGCGTACGGCCTGAGCCTGGAAATCAACCACGGCGGCGGCGTTATCACCAAGTACGGACATATGCAGCGTTGCTCCGTGCCCGTGGGCGTTTGGGTCAAGCGGGGACAGGTCATCGGCACTGTGGGCATGAGCGGAAGAACCACCGGCCCGCATTTGCACTATGAAGTGCGCCTCAATGGCGTGCCGGTGAACCCCATGCGCTACATTCTTGATTAA